DNA sequence from the Poecilia reticulata strain Guanapo linkage group LG19, Guppy_female_1.0+MT, whole genome shotgun sequence genome:
TGCTTCTTAGTGGGTGGTGAGATGCCGAGCAGCCAGAAGACGGAGACACTGACCGCGGCCACGGCAGCTGACACCGAGTAGAGCCACAGCAGGTGAGTTCCGTACACCGAAAAGCCTGGGACAAGAACAGCAGGGAGAACGGTGGCCATGAACACTGAGGCGGCGATGATGGCGTGAGTGGACGCCATGGCTCTGATTTCGTGGTCCCACATGATGGCGGCTTCAGCTGACTACGGACGAACGGtgacacaattaaaataaatcaaattgaaaaGCTTATAAAATTAGCGAAACATCGGATGAGGACAGTGGGGCAAAGCCATGAATGGATGTCCACCACGCTTCCGTAAACAAGGAGAGACGTTGATTTCCGCTtgattttcaaagtaaaagtatACTATGACTCCTCAAAAATTCGAACTCAAGGAATGACGTTACACCAGACTAGAACACAGATATAAACACAGTCAGATTATTTCTAAATAGCCTGATTACTGGGCAAATCAATTAGCAAATCTCTggtacatatttaattttaaaaaactgttaaacgCAGCTTCATGTTGGTTTCCCCGTCTCTAAAACTAAATAccactcacaatatggcggCAATATTGACGTACGATTCCAAATGTCAAATTGGAATcgtttaaaaacagtttaaaaaaactgttaaacgCAGCTTCATGTTGATTTCCCGTCTCTAAAACTAAATAccactcacaatatggcggCAATATTGACGTACGATTCCAAATGTCAAATTTGTTCCTCTGTTCATACGTAACGTGCTTGATCTAACCAATCAACAGCATTCTAGTTGGATCTTTGGCTGACGTCACCATAGTAAACCAATGAAATTTGTTATTTGAGAGGTCACACTTGACCGGAAGTTTACGCTAGCAAAGGAAGCTACAGCTATacgttgtttttcttctcctagCACCCTAAATAAACACATCGGAAACATGGTTTGTGAAAAATGTACGTATGACATTTCTCTCTTTAATCTTGTTATATAAGTTTGAAGCTAATGGAAGTTGTTTGTGTCAACGAAGCCTCTCCGAACGCTGATGAAGGTTACGTGAAGTTAACGTTcggttttacacatttttcttctccttgCAGTAAATATAAACTTCGGTTGTTTCAGGTGAGAAGAAGCTTGGCAAAGTTATCACTCCGGACACTTGGAAGGATGGAGCTCGGAATACAACAGGTGATggattcaaaagaaaaacatgtttgatacGGGAGCACGCAGTCTATGCTTAATTTATAGGATGTGTTTCATCAAAATAGAGTAAGTTTACATGTTATTTTCCCTTTAGACTCACTCATTAAACAAGTGTCAGTGGTAAAAGCTTTATATATTAACTACCATAAGTAGGTAGATTCTGATTAATAAGcatggtggtgacagcatcatgctgatgGACTGCCTTTCGTACTGTGAAGTTGGTTGGAGTTGAGAGGAAGATAGACGAAGCAGTACAGTTGtgagttttgtgtttaaaattRTTAGCTTTTGATAGTCATCTGCTCTGTTTACTCTTGACTTATCCAGGTTGGCTATCATTTATATTGTCTCACTCAATGTAGTAGTGATTAATGGGTTTCTCTCGCTTACATTTTTACTTAGAAAGTGGAGGCCGCaagttgaatgaaaacaaaatgctgacaTCTAAAAAAGCAAGGTTGGCATTCTCatgaaagaaatattaaaatgaacagcTCCTAAGCTTCCAAGCATTACTGCATTTGTAATTATAACTGCttaattgtttttctcaggTTTGACCCTTACAGCAAGACGGGCTTTGCTATCTGCAGGATCTGCAAGAGCTCGGTTCATCAAGCTGGGTCTCACTACTGCCAGGGCTGCGCTTACAAGAAAGGTAAGGTATCATTTCTAATTCATTAAGCCCTAATTCAAATGAGTGTCATGTTTTAGCTGGCTAAAGAGTAATAGCCACAGTGTAACTCTGAAGTTTGGCATTTTGTATTGTTTGAATGAGATAGTTGCCCAaagattattttctctttttgtaagttttctgtttggtttaaagGAAGGAAAAGCTCAGTTTTGTGTCAATTTGGGAAGAAATTTACACACACAACAGCTTTATTTTGCTCTGATTAAAGactttatttaattactttttctcAAAGAGTAGTGCAGAGAGCAGTTTACATCTTACCCAAAATAGCTaactctttttcttcttatttcttacattaaaaatagaaagtgaGGCTTAAATTCTGAGATTACACTACAGCCAGGTAGTTCAGGTAATGTTTCTGACATGTCTGACTCAGGAGTGGCTACAACACCATGATTGCGACAACTGTAGGTCATGTTGTTAAAGGGTCGAATCCTATATTGTATGTAAACAAAGTATGCTCAGACTGAGTCCAGGcctgctctgattggtttgtTTGAATGAGGTGTGTTTGCTCTGCCGTCTCTGTAGAGTATTTGCACTGAATGAGGAAATGCAAACAGTTGTTTCTCAAAATAAAGCTGCTGTTTCTCCATATAACAAACAATGTATACAAATAAAGAGTAGGTCTAAGTATATCATTAACAAGCCACGTTTCCAGAGGGTTTATGAAAACATGGCAATGACTTTGGTCCCTAATTTGTGATGCAACatgtttttccaagaaaattttttcacagctttttcttctcagtgcagaaaaagctacatttattttcctccaacttAAATTGGAAGCTTTTTTCTTCAACAAGTATGTCCACTCTACCTGCTTTGCAGTAAAGACACCAAGCAGCGAAAATGACCTACAGTTTAGCAGAAGCACTCTAAAGTTATATCAGTTATatcacattaaacatttacaaaactatTCATGGCTCTATAACTCAATAAAGTTCAAAAAGTGCAGCAAGctacaaaaatattctttgtCTTCCCATTTTGTCAACCACatgctttggtttgtttttgcagggCTAACACAGAGTAGCGCACCATTGCTAAGTGGAAGAAAAGGGATAGatggcaaataaaatgaaaaatctaagaGGTGTCTtctgcatttatattcagtccCCTAAGTTGATACCTTGTAGAGTCACATTTTGCTCCAGTTACAACTGCAAGTAAAAAATTTTTGCAACAGTTGTCAGATTAAATGTGAACAACCATGGTTGGTATGTTTGCAGATGTGCTTTACTTTTTTCATCTTCAGACTATTActtgaaacaataatttcccTTCTAGTTCAGTTTTACGCAACACTTTCTGTTgatctatcatataaaatcctaataaacaTGCTCGAGTTTGGGGCTGTGATGTGATAATATGTTTAAACATTCCAAAGCTATGAATATAAGTGTACCTCCTGATTCTTTTTTCCCTTGTTTTGTCCATTTGTCTCTTCAGGAATCTGTGCCATGTGCGGAAAGAAGGTTCTGGACACCAAGAACTACAGGCAGACATCTGTGTGATGTAGCCGTGGTCAGAGAGCATGTTTGTGAGTGTTAAACATAGACTGTGAAAGAGACGACCAGAGGCGTcttctttattttagattattgtATCACACCACTAGATCTGTTCCATTCTCAAGCAAATGACGTCGTCTCCAAAATAGATCATCTGTCTGTAAAGTGACCGCTTCCAGAGGTGTTTTTGTCATTAGTCCCAAAACTAAGTGTATCTGcttctttgaaaatgtatgcATGTAATATTTGCTGTGTTGAATTTGAGTGAAATAAAGCTGCCAGTTTGATATTTGTCAAAACGATTTATACGCCTACAGCCATAACCAGTTGCAATTTTAGCCTCTTACGCACAGCATGGACTTATTTCCTCTTTGTGTTGCAATAATTGGTTTATTCTGATATAATCATATTTGGAAACTGTATGCTTTACTGTCAGCACTGACCCTCCCCAACCCCTGTGTGGAGGTTGTAGTTCACAGGCCTCCCTCTTTGATATTTAAAGGGCTTGTTCTGCCTCAGGCCTGTGGATACGTGAGCACAGTCGTGTTTTATTGAAAAGACTAAAGCAGGATCAAATCTCCTGTTCAGACAGGGTCTACAATGTACTGCGCTGGAGGCTGTGAttaatttgcagtaaaaaccCAATTAATCGCTAACTAAAACTTAATGGTGGGTAAAGTTCATCCACAAATATCATTTGATTTCAAGTACATCTTCCTTGTTTCCACTGATATGTTGTTGTATCTTTTACTATAAGTTAGCTTTACATTTTCTACCAAGAGATCCGAGAGTAAACACCCAAAAGTAGATTTGGTTGATGTGAAGTTTTGAATTGTATAACTGCACCGCTcatggtggcagcatgttgATTTTCATTAGATGTTTTTGTAGACTAGTTCTTTTTTTCGGGATTGAGTGATCGAATGTTTGGACAATTATTGCCTTTGGTTCTAGATGCTGTACTGCTGGTAGATTTTTGTTGTACTTGCTTTTTAACTTTCCAACAAACTGAGATTTAAAGAGGAATGGCAAAAGCAAacgaggtggattagcagagcttttCAGCAACTGATGGTGTCTTCTAGGACATGTTGTAGAATATCACCTCTACTGCCTGGAAATTGAGCTGCTAGCATGTTTTGACAGTCAGAAGGCTGCTATTCACAACACACTTTAGCCAGAGGCCTGTTCAGATTTACTGTgtgactgactgctactggtgACTCTTCAAGGATGATAAAATTatgtaagttacatttaaattccttttgggataaatcatttttgaagGGATCTGAAACCACAGGTAACTGCTTTTGCATGAAATGCTTTACTTATTTGATGAACATGAAGAATCCAGTAGATTTAATTAATGGAAATATGAACCACTTTCAAGTGAAATGCTCCAAAGAACGTCTGTACAGAGAATTATGGAGAAACATTGTGAAGACttgctgaaggtggagtgtcaAAGAGAGAAGGagttttttaaagaggcagaggtcaatttcaagacatcaaattgcaaaatcaagtttcttttaactcatgtttgatatatgcattatttttataacaactgaaggtgacagtgacttggttgtgctataaaatggcactatgtgcctggaaaacacatagtactgcccctttaaagatgcaagaaaaaaaaaaaactaacactccagatatttttataatgagggaataacattacaataTATTATAGAGctcaatatttctattttacataataaaccTCAAATCcaggttaaaaatgtttaattcgAAAGCTTCTAATTCACTGTGTAACTGACATTATTTATTGTTCTTGTATCTTTTATATTTCTGATATTGAACACTTTGGTAAGCCAGGTGTTATCTTTAAAAAGccaatttataaataaagtatggtgtgatatttatatattataggACAAAAAACAGTCAACGATGTTCTTAATGTTTAgaaagctttatttattaagaCTTCAGAAGACAATATTATCTTTGATCACAGATTTACATTGATTGGGTGGACTCTTTCATCTTTAGATATTTGATTCATAtcacaaatgtcaataaaattcaaaggttttaaaaatttatataaatgacAAATAAGTTTGGATTACGTAAATAACACTttggaaaagcaaaaatgaaattcCCAtcggaaagaaaaacaaaagacaaatactGTTACGTATCTTAAGTTGCCATGTTACAGTATTGCACTTAGATTACATATTTCATAACAACAATATTGCTGTGCAAGACAGTATAATGAGTAATAAAGGCACCAAGAATATGCTTGTTGGGTTCACAGTGATTCAACAGAAATCTCTCAGGCTTCAGTATTTTGCGGTTAACTCAACAGGCTGGAGGTCATGCAGCAACTTCATGTCTCTTTCCCATCTGGTGTCACAAGCAGAACCCACGGTGAATCCATGACTTTCCATCCGCTGCAGTGGCTCGGGAATGAAAAGCGGCTTGAGGTCCGTTAGGCGCGCATCGCTAGAGCCAGGAACTCCTCCCGGGTCTTGGGGTCCTCAAGGTAAACTCCCAGCATGGTGCTCGTCACCGTGCGGCTGTTCATCTTCTGGACACCGCGCATCACCATGCACATGTGACtggcaacacaaacacacacagacaagaGGGAGTGAACGGTTGGACTCACAGCTGCAGAATAAAAGAACCCCTCAAGCCTGAGTGTGGTGCAGTTAAAGGGGAACGCCGCAGAATTTTCCGCTTCTACAAGCAGAAAGAATTTATTACCCCTGataaaatatgatttgttttattcttagtGTGCGAACTTACGCTGCTTCTACAACTACAGCCACACCTTTCGGCTGCAGCGCATCACATATTCCCATGGCGATCTGCTTCGTCAGACGCTCTTgaactaaaaaagaaacaaaatgagtcAGAACATACATTTTTTGATAAGTGTTTTATGATTGTGCTATtacagattaaacaaaaaaatattcttccCTCACCggctttaagaaaaaaattctaaatcaaGATGAAACCTCCAGTGTGCTTTACAGTCGGAAACATCTATTAATCCATTTTCAAAATCTGCGTAGGGTGTTTTCAAACTTGAAAGTccaattggggaccaaagttgcaacatttgttagaTCTTCAGTCCGggttgctttcacactgcattgtgtcGAGAaacatgttcccctcctcgcctgtggWggcgctgcaccaagaactactaaacaaaaccacacaaagacctcagaagaaaacactgagcgcaacttccttcctcataaattttaaaccaaaatggttatattttagcggttgtagaatttctcttttgtctttggtaaaagactgCGAGCCATTTCTCATTGTAGTGCtagttgtgtttgttttggttgtatttacccagaatgccctttgctatagtccacttcctgctttagaTGTGATCTCCAGCCTACTTGCATCCATATATGCCTCCGAACCGCAATAACAGAGTTTACTTCAACCGAACTGAGACCGAGGATTTTAGGCGCACCGGAGTTCGAtcgcacattcacacctccccaattAAACCGGACTTTCTTGTCAAACAGCTTAGATGTGGGTTAAAGTGGACTAagcaggactggtgtgaatgcatatTTACTTCTTTACTCATTATAGGATGGGGTTTATCTCAAGGCGGTGTACACTCTGAACACAGGCTCATGCGTAATTTAAGGAGGCTAGTTGCATAAAATACATCTAAGGAGCACACAGGGAAAACATACAAACTTCCTGCAAGATTTAAACAGAGGGCCCTTTTTGTTGTGGgaaaatgttgcaaacattGTTTGAAGTGAACttaatgtttttgcagtttcacAGTATTTTACCTACCCTGAAGACGGCGGCTGAAGATCTCCACAATCCTACAGAAAGAGAAACGCACAAAAAACAGAAGGCTGCTTACAGATCAGGTGTAATAACGATTAATCTTTCAGATAAACACAAACTCGCATCGATCCTTTGACCGGTGGGGCCTCCGAACTGTACAGCTTCTTTATCTGTGAATCATTCACCATACAGAGTTCTCAGAGTGACTCGAGGGCAAGCTCTGATGCAGTTATAACGGGTTTGTGGGTTCAGATCCTCTCTGATTTTCTAGGGGgaaggaggaaacaaaaaaggcTGTGATAATAACTACCATTCCCACCGGTCTGAAAGGATTTTCTCATAGCTCTAAGCGGATAGCATCTAGACTTGTGCCTGTCATTCTGCTAGAGGAAGAGACTATCTGATGGCCAGGGGGCTCAGACTCTAAGCCTCCAGGTCAAAGCACTGAGATAACAGAAGAATGCAGTCACCCAGCACTAACAGCAGGCGCATACAGTGGCAGCAGGCGGTTATGATGGGAGCTGTGTTACCTTGCCAGCTTGCTGAGTCCCACCACTTTTTTGTTTGGGATGTAGCCAATGTGAAcctggagagagagagcaaaggaGCAGAGGTCACCAGAGGACCTACCAGATCGCCGAAAGGTGTTTGAAACACAAATGAAGGCGTCACCTTTCCAAAAAATGGTACCAAATGATGTTCGCACAGGGAAAACACATCTATGTCCTTCACAATCACCATCTCATCGTGGTCCTCGTCAAATATGGCGTTGTTCAGGATGTCTGCAGGGTAATAAAAAAGGGGAGTATTCTTAAGAAATGCAGAAATCTTGCATTAGTAACCAGTGTAGGGCTAAtatggctctctctctctcaacaTTGGTCATCACGACAGCTGTTTTCTATGGCTGGCAGTAAAATCAAGGTcagttttgttgattttcaaTGTATGCAATACTTGATTAACTCtacttaaaaatgtgaactatttaaataaaagatattCTGCACAGAATCGTaaccccccccccgcccccccacaAATCTTCAGCTGGTGAATCTTTAATTATAATtgtggaaatacaaaaaaagtggatgttttttttttttttcagattaaggCCTCCTTAGACTGAGAAAAGCAGTACATAAACTGTTGATGATGACTTATGTTAAATGGATCGATTACCGGTCTTccttactttttaatttgtcttaaacatatgtgtgtgtattttttttaaacgtccTGCAAAAAGGGTGAATTTTTTGCTGGAACTCCTCTTCTTTGATCCACATGAATCCATTATTGTGTATTGTATTCCATCCAACTTGTGTGTGGGGGCACAGTGTAGATGTTGCTTAGTCTGAATTGGTAAGGTACTAAATTTACTAGTCAATTCGATATCCACTGGTTGCTGGGCCAGAAATGGGTGTTTAAATTGCACCATTTATCACTTAATTGGAGATAATTGGTTTCAGGTATATCCACTTGATATGCCTGAAACCCGTATTTGCAATTagctttttataaaaattgcGTTGGGACCCATGGTTCCACCTGTTTCcagtacaaaagtttaaaaaacttatcaaataaatatatattaagcCAAACATAACTGACAATAACATCATTctctaaataaatcattatttgtttcaatgtaagaaaaaaaaaaagataaattgaaatctaaacttttataaaataatttcagtcatgatttaatttttttgcccTACAAGTGCAAAAACCACCTGTTCAACCAGATAGATCCTCACTGgttaaactaaatattcattCAACGATCAAAACTTTGATTACAACATATCATTGGGGTCAAGTTCACATGGCAGGTTCACTTTTTAGCTCAATTAGACGTcataaagaaacagaagaaggagATAAATAAATTGGTTTGGATGTTTTCAATCATATAATTTAGATTTGAATTGTAGATAGATAAAttgtagctagctagctagctagcaagatacatagatagatagatagatagatagatagaaagtcgaacataaaaataaatttgataaatGTTATTCAGTTACTTGTGACCaattaacacttttttaaagttagaactttttattttttcagtgtagatAATTTTGACACGTTCGGCTTCCCATACACTCACCGTCTCCAATCTTTTTTGCTACTGTTCCCTTTATAGCAACGACACAAACCCAACACTTATCCTAGCTGAGGTCCCAGGTGTCAAACTCACCATCAATGGTCTCATGGTAGCCCTTGGTGAGGAACTGGATGGCCTTGGCGGCGCGCAGCGGCGTGCGCAACAGACCATCCCGGTCCGTGTCCTCTCCCAGGTGCCTCAGGATGCTGGTGTAGGCGGCCTCCAGCACGGGTAAGCGGGACTCGTCCTCGGTCTCCTTGCGGGACACCTCATGCTTGCGGTGGACCACGGCGGACTTCTTGGTGTCGATGATGAGGTCGTTGAAGCCATTGTTGCAGTGGAACTCCTCCACCGCGGTTTCTCCGACTTTCCCGTTGCAGTGAGAATTCATgttgattttgattaaaataatttaaaaaaaattattttttggggaaaacaagaagaaaaagcagaataaatggcagcagaagaagagtaGAAGCTGAGGTGACCCGGCTGGGCTGCTTGACTGGGAGCGCTCTGCTTTTATAAAGCCTGCCAGGAGCGCACACGGCTGACCATTCGCCAGGTCTGCGGCTCCTACGTCAAAACCAGCAGCAGGGTCATCACAGTCCCCGCTCCCCCTCCCCGCTTTAAATCGTGAGGTTAAGCATGCAGGAGATTTCCTGCGTCTTGCGTCACTTGACACAAAGTGCATTAGACGTATTTCCAACTGATTTGTTCCTGTTAAATTATGATATTTTGCAACACTCATTCCCTTAAAAAACTCACGAGCCCCATGACACTTTttactttccagattttttatGGGGGAAGAAAAGAGGGGGGTCAAAGTTAAGATTATGATGACTGGTTTCACAGTGGCAGGCACTCCTGACCAAAATCCAACTTCTGTAACTAATTAGAAATGATAGCTGAAACGATCTCCCACAGGGATAAACCTTTCAGCATCCAACTAACCTTTGAATTAGGTATAGATTTGCAGATTTctccttttaaaattaaattatagatTGAAGAGGTACACAAATGCTCTGAAGATGTAACCGTATGAACTTCATGCCCATGCAGTGCCTTACACAAGTCTTTtatcccttgaacttttccacaattttatcatgttacaaccacaaactttgttGTATTTCACACACcgtgtgagtgtgcgtgtgaGACTTCCTGTTCCCATCAGGATCTTTGCTGCTGAACCAATGCTGTTAGAATGGCTCTATATTTCCCTCGAGTATCACTCAGTGTTTTCAGGAACTGATTCTACCTGTGTCTCCAGGTTGCTGTCACTTTGCCCGAGCAGTATCCGAAACTTACCAGGCTGTTCCCTCATTGAGTGCTTCCTCCGATTCAGTCGCCTGTGAAACCTGCCGGTGTTCTACCCGTCTTTGGATCCACCAAACCAAAACTCAGACGGTCAAACAGAACCAGGTGGGATCTCACCAGCAGAAACCTAACGTCCACATCCCTCCTCCTGGTTGTAAGATGGTTATTTCATCATTTACAGAATATCAGTATTAAATCTGCAGTTAACAACCCAGTCTCCTCTTCAGGAATCACTGGACCCAGACccagtgtattttttattgtttgtccGCTGTTTGATTCTGCATGTGGGCTGAAAGACTTCCTCAGAACATGACATAAAGGTTCATACCGCTTCagacttgaaatattttgtcatatttcaaccacaaactttgatgtgaCTTGTTATTGAAAGGAACATAGTACAcacttttcaataataataataataataataataaaaaaacctctgaaaagtgtggcttgcatttttcttgagaccattttaatttatggaggaccaaaactgacatattaaaaataaaaccggtaaatatttttttgtattgtgcataatacaataataaatttaaaatgcaccacttattaaaaaaaaaaaactttccctcatgtttataatttaatttac
Encoded proteins:
- the cript gene encoding cysteine-rich PDZ-binding protein, translated to MVCEKCEKKLGKVITPDTWKDGARNTTESGGRKLNENKMLTSKKARFDPYSKTGFAICRICKSSVHQAGSHYCQGCAYKKGICAMCGKKVLDTKNYRQTSV
- the gch2 gene encoding GTP cyclohydrolase 2, encoding MNSHCNGKVGETAVEEFHCNNGFNDLIIDTKKSAVVHRKHEVSRKETEDESRLPVLEAAYTSILRHLGEDTDRDGLLRTPLRAAKAIQFLTKGYHETIDDILNNAIFDEDHDEMVIVKDIDVFSLCEHHLVPFFGKVHIGYIPNKKVVGLSKLARIVEIFSRRLQVQERLTKQIAMGICDALQPKGVAVVVEAAHMCMVMRGVQKMNSRTVTSTMLGVYLEDPKTREEFLALAMRA